A window of the Lactuca sativa cultivar Salinas chromosome 5, Lsat_Salinas_v11, whole genome shotgun sequence genome harbors these coding sequences:
- the LOC111880570 gene encoding guanine nucleotide-binding protein alpha-1 subunit has translation MGLLCSRHKRGNQANTEENVQAAEIERRIEQETKAEKHIQKLLLLGAGESGKSTIFKQIKLLFQTGFDERELQSYTSVIHANVYQTIKILHDGAKELALSEGDASKYGLSVDNKEIGEKLSEIGGRLDYPRLTEELVEEILKIWKDPAIQETYARGNELQVPDCADYFMENLQRLSDPNYIPTKEDVLHARVRTTGVVEIQFSPVGENKKSGEVYRLFDVGGQRNERRKWIHLFEGVTAVIFCAAISEYDQTLFEDENRNRMMETKELFEWVLKQKCFEKTSFMLFLNKFDIFEKKVSKVPLNVCDWFKDYQPVSTGKQQVEHAYEFVKKKFEELYYQNVTCDHQDRVFKIYRTTALDQKLVKKTFKLVDETLRRRNLFEAGLL, from the exons ATGGGCTTACTCTGCAGTAGACACAAACGTGGTAATCAAGCTAACACAGAAGAAAATGTGCAG GCTGCAGAAATAGAAAGGCGCATTGAGCAAGAAACAAAGGCAGAGAAACATATTCAGAAACTTCTATTACTtg GTGCGGGAGAATCAGGGAAGTCTACTATTTTCAAACAG ATAAAACTACTGTTTCAAACTGGCTTTGATGAGAGAGAGCTTCAGAGCTACACCTCAGTCATCCATGCAAATGTCTATCAGACAATAAAA ATTTTACACGATGGAGCAAAAGAATTGGCTCTAAGTGAAGGAGACGCTTCAAAGTATGGCTTATCTGTTGACAATAAG GAAATTGGAGAGAAACTATCGGAAATTGGAGGGAGATTGGATTATCCACGTCTTACTGAAGAACTCGTTGAGGAGATTTTAAAGATATGGAAAGATCCAGCTATACAG GAAACATATGCTCGTGGGAATGAACTTCAAGTTCCAGATTGTGCTGATTATTTCATGGAAAATTTGCAGAGATTATCAGATCCAAATTATATTCCTACCAAG GAGGATGTTCTCCATGCGCGTGTTCGTACAACCGGTGTTGTAGAAATCCAGTTCAg CCCTGTTGGGGAGAACAAAAAAAGCGGGGAAGTATATAGACTTTTTGATGTCGGAGGGCAGAGAAACGAGCGAAGGAAGTGGATTCATTTATTTGAAGGTGTTACAGCTGTCATATTTTGCGCTGCTATTAGCGA GTATGATCAAACGTTGTTTGAAGATGAAAACAGGAACAGAATGATGGAGACGAAAGAACTCTTTGAATGGGTCCtcaaacaaaaatgttttgaG AAAACGTCTTTCATGCTGTTTTTAAACAAGTTTGACATTTTCgagaaaaaggtttcaaaa GTGCCCCTGAACGTATGTGATTGGTTCAAAGATTATCAGCCAGTTTCAACAGGAAAGCAACAAGTTGAACATGCATATGA gtttgtgaagaagaaatttGAAGAGTTGTACTATCAGAACGTGACATGTGACCACCAGGATCGTGTGTTCAAGATCTACAGAACCACTGCTCTTGACCAGAAACTTGTGAAGAAAACATTCAAATTGGTAGATGAAACCCTAAGAAGGAGAAACCTCTTTGAAGCAGGCTTATTGTGA